Proteins from a single region of Carassius carassius chromosome 37, fCarCar2.1, whole genome shotgun sequence:
- the nhsa gene encoding actin remodeling regulator NHS isoform X1 codes for MPFAKRIVEPQWLYRRADADEEGLLFQDLCAFSNVALSRTLRQLSDLAKHACSLFQELEHELLATNLRVCALRDKMGRIQETTSALDPKQEAVPLSNLDIESKLSGHYQAPWHLQRNVFLPSTRPACVEELHRNAKQSLRALYRDQQQRQEVSERERRVTISISMAPPMPTYPSPHAHRRRQQRDRPLTTERTERDIETQTTQAQFQSTRSSSPTECCHFSPWSRKVAPPVDSDSEVVALGHWPKYPIPNVPSTLDKQTNWAGILPLPTPDEKMKTDSQIITSCIVPINVTEEGTNATSPSAISAVLRVGFDREASVRCSLVHSQSVLQRRRKLRRRKTITGIPRCVQQDFDSDESPVARERTVIVHTNPEICQEDLTLSRFNTKDSGCQTEESLIVGAAPSRRRIRSQRVQGVTVALSHSTGNISSLPDNSDTMFTASVGSHLRSRSLPRKAGRMVDEGHDDSDEDDEEEDEEELSPFEAEDFLPVPGEHILKDDEESTDDQAIPEDQHNSLKFKQHAGSTEHDWIERGRSHLPRKADMGSCEISSSSDTFSSPIHSVSNAGVLTSQMDHKEDHQSSSGNWSGSSSTCPSQTSETIPPAASPPLTGSSHCDSELSLNAATNTNDDSSGFIIDPYPGDQSQDLRSHRTGSFTSTVTDMLDDAGVSTANEGEWSYPHYRHNMPCHPDFSPKHSRAENILECPSFASIATLESLTDRPPSEKADTTSHFSVDAEGYYTSMHFDCGLKGSKSFTYNYASVDQQQAEYGHQTNTLGRCSLSLSKPKVKPSPPKRSSSLRKISSHVGPPTDKIEPKNAVGQNKSMSSGERTQHVGLNGGSSSQLESEKPLGAWGVESSTEIPEVALFGATETHSFKDEGAVRSDYADLWLLNDLKSNDPYRSLSNSSTATGTTVIECIKSQESSESQTSQSGSRATTPSLPSVESEFRLPSPEKLVGLASPSSGYSSQSETPTSSLPSTFFPNAHPMSPTGGKRKPKVPERKSSLASLQQYSSKRDLELPIIPPSHLDLSALPNVSRPSIRNNQMHILHQSKQNAAASADTKRESLATSDSSDELAVTSPLAITPTVLRSVQLRSVGKSGEGSHDRPITDTATRPKCPTVTIITPPTHNKPHETRKPPPYRPLFTETSSQDNCESLFTPVDGLADKNIASHFGAGNRYDRLAPSPLWSMTAFKAPSEKMNMDEVMSVNSREVSEEVSISDNLFPQSSLEVEQIQPWKSEPNEGSPGQNGVGKRSDSLDQVPDIVNQRSETLQAYLISSAGEESVTSGVPTRSASQELVQEGSTPDTEDYFSKESTPSDPTVSPLTDESKTEDDSVFLSPSKSRTTEDLFAMIHRSKRKMLGRKDSGEKSVRSRLEVVSGNGSATNSATSPSTPNMPASPSTQTGAQRTPGPIYRSVKKSSTSNEEFKLLLLKKGSRSDSSYRMSATEILKSPVAPKSPGELLMEGSRPFEEPLSPLHQQLPEGTPEQMPIPFPKSYAEGYSPKAFPTSASTRQGRSRMPPAANSSRYSTRSRLYTAPMQAISEGETENSDGSPHDDRSS; via the exons CGCTGTCTAATCTGGACATTGAGAGTAAACTGAGTGGACATTATCAGGCTCCATGGCACCTGCAGAGAAATGTGTTTCTGCCATCGACTCGGCCCGCGTGTGTGGAAGAGCTGCATCGTAATGCCAAACAGAGCCTGCGGGCGTTGTACAGAG ACCAGCAGCAGAGGCAGGAGGTCAGCGAGAGAGAGCGCAGGGTGACCATTTCCATCTCCATGGCTCCGCCCATGCCCACCTACCCGTCGCCCCATGCCCACCGCAGACGCCAACAGAGAGACAGACCCCTCACCACG gaaaggacagagagagacatagaaactcagacaacacaagcacag TTCCAAAGCACCCGGTCCTCCTCCCCTACTGAGTGTTGTCATTTTTCCCCATGGAGCAGAAAG GTTGCTCCTCCGGTGGATTCCGATTCAGAGGTGGTGGCTTTGGGCCACTGGCCGAAGTATCCAATCCCAAACGTGCCCTCAACGCTGGACAAACAGACCAACTGGGCTGGAATCTTACCACTGCCAACCCCAGATGAGAAGATGAAGACGGACTCTCAAATCATCACCTCATGCATCGTTCCCATTAATGTAACAG AGGAGGGCACCAACGCTACTTCTCCCTCAGCGATATCAGCTGTCCTAA GGGTTGGGTTCGACAGAGAGGCCAGTGTGCGCTGTTCACTAGTCCATTCTCAATCAGTGCTTCAACGGCGAAGGAAGCTAAGGAGACGGAAAACTATCACTGGCATTCCCAGATGCGTGCAGCAAGATTTTG aTTCTGATGAGTCTCCGGTGGCCAGAGAACGTACAGTGATAGTTCATACCAACCCTGAAATTTGCCAAGAGGATCTCACACTCTCTCGTTTCAACACCAAGGACTCTGGTTGCCAGACAGAAGAATCCCTGATTGTTGGGGCAGCACCCTCACGTAGACGGATCAGATCACAAAGGGTGCAGGGTGTGACTGTGGCACTATCCCATTCCACAGGCAACATATCTTCTCTGCCTGACAACTCTGACACAATGTTCACCGCCTCAGTAGGCTCCCATCTGCGTTCTCGAAGCCTCCCGCGTAAGGCAGGGCGAATGGTGGACGAAGGCCATGATGAcagtgatgaggatgatgaggaggaggatgaggaagaacTGTCCCCGTTTGAGGCAGAGGATTTCCTACCAGTCCCAGGGGAacatattctaaaagatgatgaAGAAAGTACTGATGACCAGGCAATCCCAGAGGACCAGCATAACAGTTTGAAATTCAAGCAGCATGCTGGAAGTACAGAACATGACTGGATAGAGAGGGGTCGATCCCATCTGCCTCGGAAAGCTGACATGGGTAGCTGTGAGATTTCCTCTAGTTCTGATACATTCAGTAGCCCCATTCACTCCGTTTCCAATGCTGGTGTGCTGACTAGCCAAATGGACCACAAGGAGGATCACCAATCCTCGAGCGGCAATTGGAGTGGTAGCAGTTCTACCTGTCCCTCCCAGACATCAGAGACCATTCCACCTGCAGCCTCACCTCCACTCACCGGATCATCCCACTGTGATTCAGAACTATCGCTGAATGCAGCTACCAATACTAATGATGACTCCTCTGGCTTCATTATTGATCCATATCCTGGAGACCAATCACAAGACCTCCGTAGCCATAGGACAGGTTCATTTACTTCCACTGTGACTGACATGCTTGATGATGCTGGAGTCAGCACTGCCAATGAGGGTGAGTGGAGCTATCCACATTACAGGCACAACATGCCTTGCCATCCCGACTTCAGTCCTAAGCACTCTAGGGCAGAGAATATCCTAGAATGCCCCAGTTTTGCTAGCATAGCCACTTTAGAAAGTTTAACAGATAGGCCACCATCTGAAAAGGCTGACACCACCTCACACTTTTCTGTAGATGCTGAGGGCTACTATACCTCCATGCACTTTGACTGTGGTCTTAAAGGTAGCAAAAGCTTCACATATAACTATGCATCTGTAGACCAGCAGCAGGCAGAATATGGACATCAAACAAACACACTTGGGAGATGTAGTCTCTCTCTAAGTAAACCAAAGGTGAAGCCATCCCCACCAAAACGCAGCTCATCCTTGAGGAAAATAAGCAGCCATGTTGGACCTCCCACTGACAAGATCGAACCAAAGAATGCTGTTGGTCAGAACAAATCTATGTCTTCCGGTGAAAGAACACAGCATGTGGGGTTGAACGGAGGCTCCTCAAGTCAGCTCGAGAGTGAGAAGCCACTGGGGGCTTGGGGTGTTGAGAGTTCTACAGAAATTCCAGAAGTTGCTTTGTTTGGCGCCACAGAAACACATTCCTTCAAGGACGAGGGAGCTGTCCGGTCAGACTATGCAGATCTCTGGCTTCTTAATGACTTGAAATCCAATGATCCTTACAGATCATTGTCAAATTCCAGCACAGCTACGGGTACCACTGTCATTGAATGCATTAAGTCACAGGAGAGCTCTGAGTCCCAGACTTCCCAGTCCGGATCTAGGGCCACCACTCCTTCATTACCATCGGTGGAAAGTGAGTTTAGATTGCCTTCACCAGAAAAGCTGGTAGGTCTAGCGTCACCTTCCAGTGGCTACTCAAGCCAGTCAGAGACACCAACATCATCTCTTCCATCAACTTTCTTCCCAAATGCTCACCCAATGTCCCCTACTGGTGGCAAAAGGAAACCAAAAGTCCCAGAGAGGAAGTCCTCACTTGCTTCTTTGCAGCAGTACTCATCCAAAAGGGACCTTGAATTGCCCATCATTCCTCCCTCCCATCTTGACCTAAGTGCCCTTCCCAATGTTAGCAGGCCTTCAATTCGCAACAACCAGATGCACATCCTCCACCAGAGcaaacaaaatgcagcagcttcAGCCGATACCAAGCGTGAGAGTCTGGCAACTTCAGATTCAAGTGATGAGCTGGCAGTCACTAGTCCTTTGGCCATCACTCCTACAGTACTTCGTTCAGTTCAACTACGTTCAGTTGGCAAATCTGGAGAAGGGAGCCACGATCGACCTATAACTGATACTGCCACTAGGCCTAAGTGTCCCACTGTGACTATCATTACCCCACCTACTCACAATAAACCCCATGAAACTAGGAAACCTCCACCCTACAGACCCCTTTTCACAGAAACCTCCTCTCAGGACAATTGTGAATCACTGTTTACCCCAGTAGATGGACTAGCTGATAAGAATATAGCAAGCCATTTTGGTGCAGGAAATAGATATGACAGATTAGCCCCATCACCTCTTTGGAGCATGACTGCTTTTAAGGCCCCATCTGAGAAGATGAACATGGATGAAGTGATGTCTGTGAATTCTCGAGAAGTTTCAGAAGAGGTGAGCATCTCAGATAATTTATTTCCTCAGAGTAGTCTGGAAGTGGAGCAAATCCAACCATGGAAATCTGAGCCAAATGAGGGAAGCCCTGGTCAGAATGGTGTAGGAAAGAGGTCAGATAGTCTTGACCAAGTGCCTGATATTGTCAATCAAAGATCAGAGACATTGCAAGCTTATCTAATCAGTAGTGCTGGAGAAGAATCTGTAACATCAGGTGTTCCAACCAGAAGTGCCTCACAGGAACTTGTACAGGAAGGATCAACACCAGACACCGAGGACTATTTCAGCAAAG AGTCCACACCAAGCGATCCAACTGTGTCCCCTCTGACAGACGAGTCCAAAACTGAGGATGATAGTGTTTTCCTTTCACCAAGTAAAAGTCGCACAACAGAGGATCTCTTTGCCATGATTCACAG GTCAAAACGAAAAATGCTGGGCAGGAAAGATTCTGGAGAAAAGTCAGTGCGGAGCCGTTTAGAGGTTGTTTCTGGGAATGGCTCTGCTACTAATTCTGCAACCTCGCCAAGCACCCCAAACATGCCTGCAAGTCCATCTACTCAAACTGGGGCTCAGAGAACCCCAGGCCCAATTTACAGGAGTGTCAAAAAGTCCAGTACCTCAAATGAAGAGTTCAAATTGCTGCTGTTGAAAAAGGGAAGTAGGTCCGACTCCAGTTATCGCATGTCAGCTACAGAGATCCTTAAGAGCCCCGTTGCACCCAAAAGCCCCGGTGAGCTCCTGATGGAGGGTTCTAGACCATTTGAGGAGCCACTCTCTCCTTTACATCAGCAACTTCCAGAGGGAACTCCTGAGCAAATGCCCATCCCCTTTCCCAAATCGTATGCTGAGGGCTATTCTCCAAAAGCTTTTCCCACATCTGCCTCAACTAGACAAGGTCGGTCAAGGATGCCGCCAGCTGCGAATAGCAGCCGCTACAGTACACGCAGTCGACTATACACTGCTCCCATGCAGGCCATATCAGAAGgggaaacagaaaactcagatgGAAGCCCACATGATGACCGTTCCTCCTGA
- the nhsa gene encoding actin remodeling regulator NHS isoform X4 encodes MKTDSQIITSCIVPINVTEEGTNATSPSAISAVLRVGFDREASVRCSLVHSQSVLQRRRKLRRRKTITGIPRCVQQDFDSDESPVARERTVIVHTNPEICQEDLTLSRFNTKDSGCQTEESLIVGAAPSRRRIRSQRVQGVTVALSHSTGNISSLPDNSDTMFTASVGSHLRSRSLPRKAGRMVDEGHDDSDEDDEEEDEEELSPFEAEDFLPVPGEHILKDDEESTDDQAIPEDQHNSLKFKQHAGSTEHDWIERGRSHLPRKADMGSCEISSSSDTFSSPIHSVSNAGVLTSQMDHKEDHQSSSGNWSGSSSTCPSQTSETIPPAASPPLTGSSHCDSELSLNAATNTNDDSSGFIIDPYPGDQSQDLRSHRTGSFTSTVTDMLDDAGVSTANEGEWSYPHYRHNMPCHPDFSPKHSRAENILECPSFASIATLESLTDRPPSEKADTTSHFSVDAEGYYTSMHFDCGLKGSKSFTYNYASVDQQQAEYGHQTNTLGRCSLSLSKPKVKPSPPKRSSSLRKISSHVGPPTDKIEPKNAVGQNKSMSSGERTQHVGLNGGSSSQLESEKPLGAWGVESSTEIPEVALFGATETHSFKDEGAVRSDYADLWLLNDLKSNDPYRSLSNSSTATGTTVIECIKSQESSESQTSQSGSRATTPSLPSVESEFRLPSPEKLVGLASPSSGYSSQSETPTSSLPSTFFPNAHPMSPTGGKRKPKVPERKSSLASLQQYSSKRDLELPIIPPSHLDLSALPNVSRPSIRNNQMHILHQSKQNAAASADTKRESLATSDSSDELAVTSPLAITPTVLRSVQLRSVGKSGEGSHDRPITDTATRPKCPTVTIITPPTHNKPHETRKPPPYRPLFTETSSQDNCESLFTPVDGLADKNIASHFGAGNRYDRLAPSPLWSMTAFKAPSEKMNMDEVMSVNSREVSEEVSISDNLFPQSSLEVEQIQPWKSEPNEGSPGQNGVGKRSDSLDQVPDIVNQRSETLQAYLISSAGEESVTSGVPTRSASQELVQEGSTPDTEDYFSKESTPSDPTVSPLTDESKTEDDSVFLSPSKSRTTEDLFAMIHRSKRKMLGRKDSGEKSVRSRLEVVSGNGSATNSATSPSTPNMPASPSTQTGAQRTPGPIYRSVKKSSTSNEEFKLLLLKKGSRSDSSYRMSATEILKSPVAPKSPGELLMEGSRPFEEPLSPLHQQLPEGTPEQMPIPFPKSYAEGYSPKAFPTSASTRQGRSRMPPAANSSRYSTRSRLYTAPMQAISEGETENSDGSPHDDRSS; translated from the exons ATGAAGACGGACTCTCAAATCATCACCTCATGCATCGTTCCCATTAATGTAACAG AGGAGGGCACCAACGCTACTTCTCCCTCAGCGATATCAGCTGTCCTAA GGGTTGGGTTCGACAGAGAGGCCAGTGTGCGCTGTTCACTAGTCCATTCTCAATCAGTGCTTCAACGGCGAAGGAAGCTAAGGAGACGGAAAACTATCACTGGCATTCCCAGATGCGTGCAGCAAGATTTTG aTTCTGATGAGTCTCCGGTGGCCAGAGAACGTACAGTGATAGTTCATACCAACCCTGAAATTTGCCAAGAGGATCTCACACTCTCTCGTTTCAACACCAAGGACTCTGGTTGCCAGACAGAAGAATCCCTGATTGTTGGGGCAGCACCCTCACGTAGACGGATCAGATCACAAAGGGTGCAGGGTGTGACTGTGGCACTATCCCATTCCACAGGCAACATATCTTCTCTGCCTGACAACTCTGACACAATGTTCACCGCCTCAGTAGGCTCCCATCTGCGTTCTCGAAGCCTCCCGCGTAAGGCAGGGCGAATGGTGGACGAAGGCCATGATGAcagtgatgaggatgatgaggaggaggatgaggaagaacTGTCCCCGTTTGAGGCAGAGGATTTCCTACCAGTCCCAGGGGAacatattctaaaagatgatgaAGAAAGTACTGATGACCAGGCAATCCCAGAGGACCAGCATAACAGTTTGAAATTCAAGCAGCATGCTGGAAGTACAGAACATGACTGGATAGAGAGGGGTCGATCCCATCTGCCTCGGAAAGCTGACATGGGTAGCTGTGAGATTTCCTCTAGTTCTGATACATTCAGTAGCCCCATTCACTCCGTTTCCAATGCTGGTGTGCTGACTAGCCAAATGGACCACAAGGAGGATCACCAATCCTCGAGCGGCAATTGGAGTGGTAGCAGTTCTACCTGTCCCTCCCAGACATCAGAGACCATTCCACCTGCAGCCTCACCTCCACTCACCGGATCATCCCACTGTGATTCAGAACTATCGCTGAATGCAGCTACCAATACTAATGATGACTCCTCTGGCTTCATTATTGATCCATATCCTGGAGACCAATCACAAGACCTCCGTAGCCATAGGACAGGTTCATTTACTTCCACTGTGACTGACATGCTTGATGATGCTGGAGTCAGCACTGCCAATGAGGGTGAGTGGAGCTATCCACATTACAGGCACAACATGCCTTGCCATCCCGACTTCAGTCCTAAGCACTCTAGGGCAGAGAATATCCTAGAATGCCCCAGTTTTGCTAGCATAGCCACTTTAGAAAGTTTAACAGATAGGCCACCATCTGAAAAGGCTGACACCACCTCACACTTTTCTGTAGATGCTGAGGGCTACTATACCTCCATGCACTTTGACTGTGGTCTTAAAGGTAGCAAAAGCTTCACATATAACTATGCATCTGTAGACCAGCAGCAGGCAGAATATGGACATCAAACAAACACACTTGGGAGATGTAGTCTCTCTCTAAGTAAACCAAAGGTGAAGCCATCCCCACCAAAACGCAGCTCATCCTTGAGGAAAATAAGCAGCCATGTTGGACCTCCCACTGACAAGATCGAACCAAAGAATGCTGTTGGTCAGAACAAATCTATGTCTTCCGGTGAAAGAACACAGCATGTGGGGTTGAACGGAGGCTCCTCAAGTCAGCTCGAGAGTGAGAAGCCACTGGGGGCTTGGGGTGTTGAGAGTTCTACAGAAATTCCAGAAGTTGCTTTGTTTGGCGCCACAGAAACACATTCCTTCAAGGACGAGGGAGCTGTCCGGTCAGACTATGCAGATCTCTGGCTTCTTAATGACTTGAAATCCAATGATCCTTACAGATCATTGTCAAATTCCAGCACAGCTACGGGTACCACTGTCATTGAATGCATTAAGTCACAGGAGAGCTCTGAGTCCCAGACTTCCCAGTCCGGATCTAGGGCCACCACTCCTTCATTACCATCGGTGGAAAGTGAGTTTAGATTGCCTTCACCAGAAAAGCTGGTAGGTCTAGCGTCACCTTCCAGTGGCTACTCAAGCCAGTCAGAGACACCAACATCATCTCTTCCATCAACTTTCTTCCCAAATGCTCACCCAATGTCCCCTACTGGTGGCAAAAGGAAACCAAAAGTCCCAGAGAGGAAGTCCTCACTTGCTTCTTTGCAGCAGTACTCATCCAAAAGGGACCTTGAATTGCCCATCATTCCTCCCTCCCATCTTGACCTAAGTGCCCTTCCCAATGTTAGCAGGCCTTCAATTCGCAACAACCAGATGCACATCCTCCACCAGAGcaaacaaaatgcagcagcttcAGCCGATACCAAGCGTGAGAGTCTGGCAACTTCAGATTCAAGTGATGAGCTGGCAGTCACTAGTCCTTTGGCCATCACTCCTACAGTACTTCGTTCAGTTCAACTACGTTCAGTTGGCAAATCTGGAGAAGGGAGCCACGATCGACCTATAACTGATACTGCCACTAGGCCTAAGTGTCCCACTGTGACTATCATTACCCCACCTACTCACAATAAACCCCATGAAACTAGGAAACCTCCACCCTACAGACCCCTTTTCACAGAAACCTCCTCTCAGGACAATTGTGAATCACTGTTTACCCCAGTAGATGGACTAGCTGATAAGAATATAGCAAGCCATTTTGGTGCAGGAAATAGATATGACAGATTAGCCCCATCACCTCTTTGGAGCATGACTGCTTTTAAGGCCCCATCTGAGAAGATGAACATGGATGAAGTGATGTCTGTGAATTCTCGAGAAGTTTCAGAAGAGGTGAGCATCTCAGATAATTTATTTCCTCAGAGTAGTCTGGAAGTGGAGCAAATCCAACCATGGAAATCTGAGCCAAATGAGGGAAGCCCTGGTCAGAATGGTGTAGGAAAGAGGTCAGATAGTCTTGACCAAGTGCCTGATATTGTCAATCAAAGATCAGAGACATTGCAAGCTTATCTAATCAGTAGTGCTGGAGAAGAATCTGTAACATCAGGTGTTCCAACCAGAAGTGCCTCACAGGAACTTGTACAGGAAGGATCAACACCAGACACCGAGGACTATTTCAGCAAAG AGTCCACACCAAGCGATCCAACTGTGTCCCCTCTGACAGACGAGTCCAAAACTGAGGATGATAGTGTTTTCCTTTCACCAAGTAAAAGTCGCACAACAGAGGATCTCTTTGCCATGATTCACAG GTCAAAACGAAAAATGCTGGGCAGGAAAGATTCTGGAGAAAAGTCAGTGCGGAGCCGTTTAGAGGTTGTTTCTGGGAATGGCTCTGCTACTAATTCTGCAACCTCGCCAAGCACCCCAAACATGCCTGCAAGTCCATCTACTCAAACTGGGGCTCAGAGAACCCCAGGCCCAATTTACAGGAGTGTCAAAAAGTCCAGTACCTCAAATGAAGAGTTCAAATTGCTGCTGTTGAAAAAGGGAAGTAGGTCCGACTCCAGTTATCGCATGTCAGCTACAGAGATCCTTAAGAGCCCCGTTGCACCCAAAAGCCCCGGTGAGCTCCTGATGGAGGGTTCTAGACCATTTGAGGAGCCACTCTCTCCTTTACATCAGCAACTTCCAGAGGGAACTCCTGAGCAAATGCCCATCCCCTTTCCCAAATCGTATGCTGAGGGCTATTCTCCAAAAGCTTTTCCCACATCTGCCTCAACTAGACAAGGTCGGTCAAGGATGCCGCCAGCTGCGAATAGCAGCCGCTACAGTACACGCAGTCGACTATACACTGCTCCCATGCAGGCCATATCAGAAGgggaaacagaaaactcagatgGAAGCCCACATGATGACCGTTCCTCCTGA